In Luteolibacter arcticus, the following proteins share a genomic window:
- a CDS encoding RNA recognition motif domain-containing protein: protein MKMYVGNLSFQTTKQEIQDLFSQQGQVTDVHLPVDRESGQPRGFAFVTMGSNSEMNNAIKAFDGYDLGGRKLKVNEAQAREERGGGGGGGGGGGRGGYGGGGGGGGGGGGYGGGGGKPSSGGRRY from the coding sequence ATGAAAATGTACGTAGGCAACCTGTCGTTTCAGACGACCAAGCAGGAGATCCAGGACCTGTTTTCCCAGCAAGGCCAAGTGACCGACGTCCACCTCCCGGTGGATCGTGAAAGCGGCCAGCCTCGCGGTTTCGCGTTTGTGACGATGGGATCGAACTCCGAGATGAACAACGCCATCAAGGCCTTTGACGGCTACGATCTCGGCGGCCGCAAGCTCAAGGTCAACGAAGCCCAAGCCCGCGAAGAGCGTGGTGGTGGCGGCGGTGGCGGCGGCGGTGGTGGACGCGGCGGCTACGGCGGCGGCGGTGGTGGCGGTGGTGGCGGCGGCGGCTATGGCGGCGGTGGCGGCAAGCCATCGAGCGGCGGTCGTCGCTATTGA
- the fbaA gene encoding class II fructose-bisphosphate aldolase has protein sequence MPVATPAQYRAMLDAAQKGGYAYPAINVTSLPTINGALRAFAEAKSDGIIQVSTGGGEFASGTSVKDAAFGAIVLAEAVHRLAEKYDVLIALHTDHCHPAKVEGFLKPLLQASRERIAAGKGPLFQSHMFDGSVVPLDENLKISKELLKECAELDIILEVEAGCVGGEEDGHDTSGLPHDKLYTTPEDMVEVYEALNPIGRFLFAATFGNVHGSYKPGAVKLKPSILRDGQKAVTDKYGAEAEMDLVFHGGSGTSESDLRETLDYGVVKMNIDTDTQYAFTRPIVTHVCQNIEGVLKIDHEVGDKKAYDPRSYLKKAELGLCERMKEACDDLLSSGKTIFGTV, from the coding sequence ATGCCCGTCGCTACTCCTGCCCAATATCGCGCGATGCTCGATGCCGCCCAGAAGGGTGGATACGCCTACCCGGCCATCAACGTCACCTCGCTCCCCACGATCAATGGTGCCCTGCGCGCCTTCGCCGAGGCCAAGTCCGACGGCATCATCCAGGTTTCCACCGGCGGCGGCGAGTTCGCCTCCGGCACTTCCGTGAAGGACGCGGCCTTCGGCGCCATCGTGCTGGCCGAAGCCGTGCATCGCCTGGCGGAAAAGTACGACGTCCTCATCGCCCTCCACACCGACCACTGCCACCCAGCCAAGGTCGAGGGCTTCCTGAAGCCGCTCCTGCAGGCCTCCCGCGAGCGCATCGCCGCCGGCAAGGGCCCGCTCTTCCAGAGCCACATGTTCGACGGCTCCGTCGTCCCGCTCGACGAGAACCTCAAGATCTCCAAGGAGCTGCTCAAGGAGTGCGCCGAGCTCGACATCATCCTCGAAGTCGAAGCCGGCTGCGTGGGCGGTGAGGAAGATGGCCACGACACATCCGGCCTGCCCCACGACAAGCTCTACACCACGCCCGAAGACATGGTGGAAGTCTACGAAGCGCTCAACCCGATCGGCCGCTTCCTCTTCGCCGCCACCTTCGGCAATGTCCACGGCTCCTACAAACCCGGCGCAGTGAAGCTGAAGCCCTCGATCCTCCGCGATGGCCAGAAGGCCGTGACCGACAAGTATGGTGCAGAAGCCGAGATGGACCTCGTCTTCCACGGCGGCTCCGGCACCTCCGAGAGCGACCTGCGCGAGACCCTCGACTACGGCGTGGTGAAGATGAACATCGACACCGACACCCAGTACGCCTTCACTCGCCCGATCGTGACGCACGTCTGCCAGAACATCGAAGGCGTGCTCAAGATCGACCACGAAGTCGGCGACAAGAAGGCCTACGACCCGCGCTCGTATCTCAAGAAGGCCGAGCTGGGCCTCTGCGAGCGCATGAAGGAAGCCTGCGACGACCTCCTTTCCAGCGGCAAGACGATCTTCGGCACGGTCTGA
- a CDS encoding glycosyltransferase family 4 protein, with translation MKTAQPTRHIAFIGNHTPRRCGIATFTADICEAIAEEFPDASCFAGAVNDRPEGYDYPARVRFEIDQDDPESYTRAAEFLHINNVEVVSVQHEFGIYGGPAGSHLLGFLSQLKKPVVTTLHTVLKSPDAAQREVMDRLNELSERFVVMAERGQRLLVDVYGVDPEKIDLIPHGVIDMPFVDSNFYKDIFDAEGKTVLLTFGLLSPNKGIETAIEALPAILAKNPEIVYLIVGATHPHLVATQGEAYRESLEALAIKLGVEKQVVFHNRFVSMDELKEFIGGSDIYLTPYRNEEQITSGTLAYTFGAGKAIISTPYWHAQELLAEERGVLVPFADAAAIAAAVNDLLEHPTRMTAMRKRAWKEGRKMTWPEVARRYMESFDRARAGLSEPTAAVMEEHSYPIPAPKLDHLFRMTDHTGIFQHAIYSVPNYHEAYCTDDNARAFIYTVFHEQEHGSDPAVNRLASTYLAFLWYAFDANTRRFRNFMSHERHWLESNGSEDSHARALWAVGTALGHSQNEGFRNLSALLFQRGLEPVKRFSSPRAWAFTLVAIHEYLRAFSGDRAVAKMQRLLVARLVGLFQANSSPGWLWFERVATYDNAKLSHALILSGQHPAIETGLISLKWLIDEQTGDGGQFSPIGCHGFWPQGSEKARFDQQPVEAHAMVSACMAAYDVTGAEVWAAHARRCFEWFLGRNDLGVSLYDPETGGCRDALLRDHINQNQGAESTLAFHLSRSELTRRR, from the coding sequence ATGAAGACTGCCCAGCCCACCCGTCACATCGCCTTCATCGGCAATCACACGCCGCGACGATGCGGCATCGCCACCTTCACCGCGGACATCTGTGAGGCGATTGCTGAGGAGTTCCCCGATGCGAGCTGCTTCGCGGGGGCCGTGAATGACCGGCCGGAAGGCTACGACTATCCAGCGCGCGTTCGCTTCGAGATCGATCAGGACGATCCGGAGTCCTACACGCGGGCGGCCGAGTTCCTGCACATCAACAATGTGGAGGTGGTCTCGGTGCAGCACGAGTTCGGCATCTACGGCGGCCCGGCGGGGTCCCATCTGCTGGGATTCCTGAGCCAGTTGAAAAAGCCGGTCGTGACCACGTTGCACACGGTGCTGAAGTCACCCGATGCCGCGCAGCGGGAGGTGATGGACCGCCTGAATGAGCTTTCGGAGCGATTCGTCGTGATGGCGGAGCGCGGCCAGCGGCTGCTGGTGGATGTCTATGGCGTGGACCCCGAGAAGATCGACCTGATCCCGCACGGGGTGATCGACATGCCGTTCGTGGACTCGAATTTTTACAAGGACATCTTCGATGCCGAGGGCAAGACGGTGCTGCTGACCTTCGGCCTGCTGTCACCAAACAAGGGCATCGAGACCGCCATCGAAGCACTGCCGGCGATCCTCGCGAAGAACCCGGAGATCGTTTACCTGATCGTGGGGGCCACGCATCCCCACCTCGTCGCCACGCAGGGCGAGGCGTATCGCGAAAGCCTCGAAGCACTCGCCATCAAGCTGGGAGTCGAGAAGCAGGTGGTCTTTCACAACCGCTTCGTCTCGATGGACGAGCTGAAGGAATTCATCGGCGGTTCGGACATCTATCTCACCCCGTATCGCAACGAGGAGCAGATTACCTCGGGCACGCTGGCGTATACGTTTGGAGCCGGGAAAGCGATCATCTCCACGCCGTACTGGCACGCGCAGGAACTGCTCGCGGAGGAGCGTGGGGTGCTGGTGCCCTTTGCCGACGCGGCGGCCATCGCGGCCGCGGTGAATGACTTGCTGGAGCATCCCACGCGGATGACGGCGATGCGCAAGCGGGCGTGGAAGGAAGGCCGCAAGATGACCTGGCCCGAAGTGGCGCGACGCTACATGGAGAGCTTCGACCGCGCACGGGCCGGCCTGAGCGAACCGACCGCCGCGGTGATGGAGGAGCACAGCTACCCGATTCCCGCGCCCAAGCTCGACCATCTGTTCCGGATGACCGATCACACGGGGATCTTCCAGCACGCGATCTACAGCGTGCCGAACTACCACGAGGCCTACTGCACCGACGACAATGCGCGGGCCTTCATCTACACGGTCTTCCACGAGCAGGAGCATGGGTCCGATCCGGCGGTCAACCGGCTGGCCAGCACTTACCTCGCTTTCCTCTGGTATGCCTTCGACGCGAACACGCGCCGCTTCCGGAACTTCATGAGCCACGAGCGGCATTGGCTGGAAAGCAATGGCTCCGAAGACAGCCACGCCCGCGCCCTGTGGGCGGTCGGCACGGCACTCGGACATTCGCAGAACGAAGGCTTCCGCAATCTCTCCGCCCTGCTCTTCCAGCGCGGGCTCGAGCCGGTGAAGCGCTTCAGCTCGCCGCGCGCCTGGGCCTTCACACTGGTGGCGATCCACGAGTACTTGCGCGCCTTCTCCGGCGACCGAGCGGTGGCGAAGATGCAACGCCTCCTCGTCGCCCGCCTGGTGGGGCTGTTCCAAGCGAACTCGTCGCCCGGCTGGCTGTGGTTCGAGCGGGTCGCGACCTACGACAATGCCAAGCTGTCCCACGCGCTGATCCTTTCCGGCCAGCATCCGGCCATCGAGACCGGCCTGATTTCACTGAAATGGCTGATCGACGAGCAGACCGGCGATGGCGGCCAATTCTCGCCCATCGGCTGCCACGGATTCTGGCCGCAGGGGTCGGAAAAGGCCCGCTTCGACCAGCAGCCGGTGGAGGCCCACGCGATGGTGTCCGCCTGCATGGCCGCCTATGACGTCACTGGCGCGGAAGTCTGGGCCGCCCATGCGCGCCGCTGTTTCGAGTGGTTCCTCGGGCGAAACGACCTGGGCGTGTCACTCTACGACCCTGAAACGGGGGGCTGCCGCGATGCCTTGCTGCGCGATCACATCAACCAGAACCAAGGCGCGGAATCCACCCTCGCCTTCCATCTCTCGCGCTCCGAACTCACCCGGCGCCGATGA
- a CDS encoding ATP-binding protein: MTPSVSDYEKLGAFYLGREYDLDTKTADGGLILYDSKDLVTHGVVLGMTGSGKTGLCLALLEEAAMDNIPAIVIDPKGDISNLLLMFPNLAAEDFRPWINEDDATKKGVTPDEFAAKTAETWKKGLADWGQEPDRIAKLKEKVDINIFTPGSKAGIPVSIMSSLEVPPFEVMDDSELLGERIMTTTTALLTLVGVRDEAAETPEAVLVATIFQKAWESGQNLSLETLIRHIQKPAFDKVGVMDLESFLPQKNRQALALKFNNLLASPGFSTWLEGPPLDIAKMLHTPDGKPRISIFSIAHLSDADRMFFVSLLLNQTLGWMRGQSGTTSLRAILYMDEIFGYLPPSANPPSKKPMMTLLKQARAFGLGCLLATQNPVDLDYKALSNIGTWFLGRLQTERDKLRVLDGLEGAAGSQNAKFNRSEMETLLSGLGNRVFLMNNVHEDHPVLFHVRWVMSFLTGPLTRTSIKALMDPKRAAFGSTKDAVPAASNPMAMPGISAVTVKASARPVVGAGVIEKFAPPAGDASEVIYKPHLLRAGMVHFSSTKTGAEDDRKVRKVNPILPDTIAYDKELPPPLKLEDSPAEGAGFDTLPGYAMNAANYKQVEKDFADWLYRNERAEIFSCPALKEYSQIRESEAEFRARLSQKAREARDAAVEKLRDATKKKLGTLEGKLQTAQGSLGRQKAESQGALAQVGTSILGGLLGGLFGRKRGMGSVVTKGTSAYKQHQDVSIAEEKVETVQQQIAALNQELEADIAALSQTFDPSKLVLETETLKPTKTNVKVDSVSLLWLPYNDRGEKAW; the protein is encoded by the coding sequence ATGACCCCGTCCGTCTCCGACTACGAAAAGCTGGGCGCCTTTTACCTCGGCCGCGAGTATGACCTCGATACCAAGACCGCCGACGGTGGGCTGATCCTTTACGATTCGAAGGACCTCGTGACCCACGGCGTGGTGCTCGGGATGACGGGCTCGGGCAAAACCGGCCTCTGTCTCGCGCTGCTGGAAGAGGCGGCGATGGACAACATCCCGGCCATCGTGATCGACCCCAAGGGCGACATCTCGAACCTGCTGCTGATGTTTCCGAACCTCGCCGCAGAGGACTTCCGCCCGTGGATCAATGAGGACGACGCGACGAAGAAAGGCGTCACGCCGGATGAGTTCGCGGCGAAGACAGCGGAGACGTGGAAGAAGGGACTCGCCGACTGGGGCCAGGAGCCGGACCGCATCGCGAAGCTCAAGGAGAAGGTGGACATCAACATCTTCACGCCCGGCTCGAAGGCCGGCATCCCGGTGTCGATCATGAGTTCGCTGGAGGTGCCGCCCTTCGAGGTGATGGATGACAGCGAGCTGTTAGGCGAGCGGATCATGACCACGACGACCGCCTTGCTGACCTTGGTAGGCGTGCGGGACGAAGCCGCGGAAACGCCCGAAGCGGTGCTGGTCGCGACGATTTTCCAGAAGGCATGGGAAAGCGGGCAGAACCTTTCGCTGGAGACGCTGATCCGCCACATCCAGAAGCCCGCCTTTGACAAGGTCGGCGTGATGGATCTGGAAAGCTTCCTGCCGCAAAAAAACCGCCAGGCCCTGGCACTCAAGTTCAACAACCTGCTCGCCTCGCCCGGCTTCTCCACCTGGCTCGAAGGCCCGCCGCTGGACATCGCGAAAATGCTGCACACGCCGGATGGCAAGCCGCGCATCTCCATCTTTTCGATCGCGCATCTCAGCGACGCGGACCGCATGTTCTTCGTCAGCCTGCTTTTAAACCAGACCCTTGGCTGGATGCGCGGGCAAAGCGGAACGACGTCGCTGCGGGCAATCCTCTACATGGACGAGATCTTCGGCTACCTGCCGCCGAGCGCGAATCCGCCGAGCAAGAAGCCGATGATGACGCTGCTCAAGCAAGCCCGCGCCTTCGGCCTCGGCTGCCTGCTCGCCACGCAGAACCCGGTCGATCTCGACTACAAGGCACTGTCTAACATCGGCACCTGGTTCCTCGGTCGCTTGCAAACGGAGCGCGACAAATTGCGCGTGCTCGATGGACTCGAAGGCGCGGCCGGTTCGCAGAACGCGAAGTTCAACCGATCGGAAATGGAGACGCTGTTGTCCGGCCTCGGCAACCGCGTCTTCCTGATGAACAACGTCCACGAGGATCACCCAGTGCTCTTCCACGTGCGCTGGGTGATGAGCTTCCTCACCGGCCCGCTGACCCGCACCAGCATCAAGGCCTTGATGGACCCAAAGCGCGCGGCCTTCGGAAGTACGAAGGATGCCGTACCAGCCGCATCCAATCCGATGGCGATGCCCGGCATATCCGCAGTAACGGTGAAGGCATCCGCCCGGCCGGTGGTGGGTGCCGGAGTCATCGAGAAATTCGCGCCACCCGCGGGCGATGCTTCGGAAGTCATCTACAAGCCTCACTTGCTGCGCGCGGGCATGGTCCATTTCTCCTCCACTAAAACGGGCGCGGAGGATGATCGCAAGGTGCGGAAAGTGAATCCAATCCTGCCCGATACCATCGCCTACGACAAGGAGCTGCCGCCGCCGCTCAAGCTGGAGGACAGCCCTGCCGAGGGTGCCGGCTTCGACACACTGCCCGGCTACGCGATGAATGCCGCCAACTACAAGCAGGTCGAGAAGGACTTCGCCGACTGGCTCTATCGCAACGAACGTGCCGAGATCTTTTCCTGCCCGGCGCTGAAGGAATACTCGCAGATCCGCGAGTCCGAGGCCGAGTTCCGCGCGCGGCTTTCACAAAAGGCACGCGAGGCTCGCGATGCCGCGGTCGAAAAGCTTCGCGACGCGACGAAGAAGAAACTCGGCACCTTGGAGGGAAAACTGCAGACAGCCCAAGGTTCGCTGGGCCGTCAGAAAGCGGAATCCCAAGGCGCACTGGCGCAGGTAGGGACCTCGATCTTGGGAGGCCTGTTAGGGGGCCTGTTCGGTCGCAAGCGTGGCATGGGATCCGTGGTCACGAAGGGGACGAGCGCCTACAAGCAACATCAGGACGTATCCATCGCAGAGGAAAAGGTGGAGACCGTTCAGCAGCAGATCGCGGCGCTGAATCAGGAACTGGAAGCCGACATCGCGGCGCTGTCCCAAACCTTCGATCCTTCCAAGCTCGTGCTTGAGACCGAAACGCTCAAGCCCACCAAGACCAACGTGAAAGTCGATTCCGTGTCGCTGCTGTGGCTGCCCTACAACGACCGCGGCGAAAAGGCTTGGTGA
- a CDS encoding type II toxin-antitoxin system VapC family toxin gives MKYLLDTNACIQAMRGHSQVTAHLKSHAPDDCGVSMVSVFELFAGVERCREPERESAKVIAFLTPLHLLPFDWDSALRTAAIRWELEKAGKKIGPYDLQLAGQALALDLTLVSHNVREFQRVSGLRIEDWEV, from the coding sequence GTGAAATACCTGCTCGATACCAATGCGTGCATTCAAGCGATGCGCGGTCACTCGCAAGTCACGGCCCACTTGAAGTCACACGCTCCGGACGACTGCGGCGTTTCGATGGTGAGTGTGTTCGAGTTATTTGCCGGCGTGGAGCGCTGCCGCGAACCGGAAAGGGAGAGCGCAAAGGTGATCGCTTTCCTGACGCCGCTACATCTCCTGCCGTTCGACTGGGATTCCGCGCTTCGCACCGCTGCGATTCGCTGGGAATTGGAAAAAGCAGGCAAGAAGATCGGTCCCTACGACCTACAGTTGGCAGGGCAAGCGCTCGCATTGGACCTGACCCTCGTCAGCCACAATGTCCGGGAATTCCAGCGCGTATCGGGCTTGCGGATCGAGGACTGGGAGGTTTGA
- a CDS encoding antitoxin — MTTTLFLNGRSQAVRIPKEFRFEGHEVSIRRVGDGLLLEPVKAASWPAGYFENIRIDDDAFGRPEQGALPPVVDFDR; from the coding sequence ATGACGACGACGCTTTTCCTCAACGGGAGGTCGCAAGCGGTGCGCATTCCCAAGGAATTTCGCTTCGAAGGCCACGAAGTAAGCATCCGTCGCGTGGGCGATGGCCTCTTGCTGGAACCGGTGAAAGCAGCGTCCTGGCCGGCCGGCTATTTTGAGAATATCCGGATCGACGACGATGCCTTCGGTCGCCCCGAACAAGGGGCGCTTCCCCCGGTAGTGGATTTCGACCGGTGA
- a CDS encoding S46 family peptidase — MRSLLLPSLLLALLPAVRADEGMWLFTKPPVRQVKEKYGFEITPGWLEHLQKSSVRFGNGGSGSFVSANGLILTNHHVGSGMIEKLSTKERDLLKHGFYAATGEAELKCPDLELNVLMSIEDVTERVNTAVKDGQTPDEAAAARRSIIAAIEKESHDATGLRSDVVTLYQGGAYHLYRYHRYTDVRLVFAPDVKAAAFGGDPDNFEFPRYCLDFCFFRAYENDAPAKTPHFLKWKTEGAKEGELVFTSGHPGRTNRSVTLAQLETLRDDAFPYRLEQIFRAETLLSAWADRDLENARRAKGMIVGTQNGRKAIMARLDGLLDPALMARKAASETKLRETAADAFARIEAAEKEARGFETRLRLLEGGDAFGSGLFGIARTLVRVADEAGKPEGERLEEYRQTSRPSLELELFSTEPIYKNLETVRMANALTFLCAKLGATDPTVLSILSGKSPDSRAAELVQGTALEDVEVRRKLYDGGREALATSNDPLVKLAKAVDQEARDLRKKAEATEEVIAQAHREIAAARFARDGDSAYPDATFSLRLSYGVVKGYADGKETVPAQTTFWEMHERSEAQGAIPPFDLSGEWKAKATKLNSLTPLNFISSNDITGGNSGSPVVNREGELVGLIFDSNAPGLVSDFFYTEEKGRAVSVHPAGIVEAMRVIYRADRVLAELTH, encoded by the coding sequence ATGCGTTCCTTGCTTCTCCCGAGCCTCCTTCTCGCCCTGCTCCCCGCCGTCCGCGCGGACGAGGGCATGTGGCTGTTCACCAAGCCGCCGGTCCGGCAGGTGAAGGAGAAGTATGGCTTCGAGATCACCCCGGGGTGGCTGGAGCATTTGCAGAAGTCGTCGGTGCGCTTTGGCAATGGCGGCTCGGGCTCCTTCGTCTCGGCGAACGGGCTGATCCTGACGAATCACCACGTCGGTTCGGGGATGATCGAGAAGCTCAGCACCAAGGAGCGCGACCTGCTGAAGCACGGCTTCTACGCGGCCACCGGCGAGGCCGAGCTGAAATGCCCGGACCTCGAGCTGAACGTGCTCATGAGCATCGAGGACGTCACGGAGCGGGTGAATACCGCCGTGAAGGACGGTCAGACGCCAGACGAGGCGGCCGCCGCACGCCGCTCGATCATCGCGGCGATCGAGAAGGAATCCCATGATGCCACCGGCCTGCGCAGCGACGTGGTCACGCTTTATCAGGGCGGCGCCTATCACCTCTACCGCTACCATCGCTACACGGACGTGCGGCTGGTCTTCGCGCCGGACGTGAAGGCAGCAGCCTTCGGCGGCGATCCGGATAACTTCGAGTTCCCCCGCTACTGCCTCGATTTCTGCTTCTTCCGCGCTTACGAAAACGATGCCCCGGCGAAGACGCCGCACTTCTTGAAATGGAAGACGGAGGGCGCGAAAGAAGGTGAGCTGGTCTTCACCTCCGGCCATCCGGGCCGCACCAATCGCTCGGTCACGCTGGCCCAGCTCGAAACACTGCGCGACGACGCCTTTCCCTATCGCCTGGAGCAGATCTTCCGCGCGGAGACCCTGCTGAGTGCCTGGGCCGACCGCGACCTGGAGAACGCCCGCCGCGCCAAGGGCATGATCGTCGGCACGCAGAATGGCCGCAAGGCCATCATGGCGCGCCTCGATGGACTGCTCGATCCGGCGCTGATGGCTCGGAAGGCGGCGAGCGAAACGAAGCTCCGTGAAACAGCAGCGGACGCCTTCGCCCGGATCGAGGCGGCTGAGAAGGAAGCGCGTGGCTTCGAGACCCGGCTGCGTTTGCTGGAAGGCGGAGATGCCTTTGGCAGCGGGCTCTTCGGCATCGCGCGCACGCTGGTGCGGGTGGCGGATGAGGCCGGGAAACCGGAAGGCGAGCGCTTGGAAGAATACCGCCAGACCTCGCGCCCCTCGCTGGAGCTGGAGCTGTTTTCCACCGAGCCCATTTACAAAAACCTGGAGACGGTGCGGATGGCGAATGCGCTGACCTTCCTCTGCGCGAAGCTCGGCGCCACCGATCCCACGGTGCTAAGCATCCTTTCCGGCAAATCCCCGGACTCGCGCGCCGCCGAACTGGTCCAAGGAACCGCCCTCGAAGACGTCGAGGTGCGCCGGAAGCTCTATGATGGCGGACGCGAGGCCCTCGCCACCTCCAATGACCCGCTGGTCAAGCTGGCCAAGGCCGTGGATCAGGAAGCCCGCGACCTCCGCAAGAAAGCGGAGGCGACCGAGGAGGTCATCGCCCAGGCGCATCGTGAGATCGCCGCGGCCCGCTTCGCTCGCGATGGCGACTCGGCCTATCCAGATGCGACCTTTTCCCTGCGCCTCTCCTACGGCGTGGTGAAGGGCTACGCCGACGGCAAGGAAACGGTCCCGGCCCAGACGACCTTCTGGGAGATGCATGAGCGGAGTGAAGCCCAAGGCGCAATCCCACCCTTCGACCTGTCCGGAGAGTGGAAGGCAAAGGCCACCAAACTCAATTCGCTGACTCCGCTGAATTTCATCAGCAGCAACGACATCACCGGCGGCAATTCCGGCAGCCCGGTGGTGAATCGCGAGGGCGAATTGGTTGGCCTGATTTTCGACAGCAATGCGCCGGGCCTCGTGTCCGACTTCTTCTACACCGAGGAAAAGGGCCGCGCGGTCTCGGTCCATCCGGCGGGGATCGTGGAGGCGATGCGCGTCATCTACCGTGCCGATCGCGTGCTGGCAGAACTCACGCACTGA
- a CDS encoding methylated-DNA--[protein]-cysteine S-methyltransferase — MPSPVSLLKLVASDQGLTAILWENDNPNRVRLGPLLEDSSHPLLLETERQLAEYFAGERTEFSLPLDFIGTEFQRKVWHALTTIPFGETRSYRQIAIQVGSPDAVRAVGAANGKNPISIVAPCHRVIGTNGKLTGFAGGLEAKAFLLELESKALSPDSFRLT; from the coding sequence ATGCCTTCGCCCGTGAGCCTGCTAAAGCTGGTCGCAAGCGATCAGGGACTGACGGCGATCCTTTGGGAGAATGACAACCCGAACCGCGTCCGTCTCGGCCCGCTGTTGGAGGACTCGTCCCATCCGCTGCTTCTCGAAACCGAGCGCCAGTTGGCCGAATACTTCGCGGGAGAGCGCACGGAGTTCTCGCTGCCGCTCGATTTCATCGGCACCGAGTTCCAGCGGAAAGTCTGGCACGCGCTCACGACCATTCCGTTCGGCGAAACCCGGAGTTACCGGCAGATCGCCATTCAGGTCGGGAGTCCCGACGCCGTGCGAGCGGTCGGAGCCGCGAATGGGAAGAATCCCATTTCCATCGTCGCCCCGTGCCACCGCGTGATCGGCACCAATGGCAAGCTCACTGGATTTGCGGGAGGACTTGAGGCCAAAGCGTTCTTGCTGGAGCTGGAATCGAAAGCCCTGTCGCCGGACAGCTTTCGGCTGACCTAG
- a CDS encoding tRNA (cytidine(34)-2'-O)-methyltransferase: MYHIVLVAPEIPHNAGAAGRLALATGARLHLVKPLGFSLDDKHVRRSGLDYWQDVDLRVWESFADLKNEADPAANFWLLSTKATRAHWDAPFRGGDYLVFGCETRGLPEAMVYGAGEQAIRIPMAPGGTRSLNLSTAIAITVYEAVRQDRTW, translated from the coding sequence ATGTATCACATCGTCCTCGTCGCGCCCGAGATCCCGCACAATGCGGGTGCCGCCGGGCGGTTGGCCCTCGCCACCGGTGCGCGGCTGCACCTGGTGAAGCCGCTCGGCTTTTCGCTCGATGACAAGCACGTCCGCCGCAGCGGGCTCGACTACTGGCAGGACGTGGATCTGCGGGTGTGGGAAAGCTTCGCCGACCTGAAAAACGAGGCCGATCCCGCGGCGAATTTCTGGCTGCTGAGCACCAAGGCGACCCGCGCGCACTGGGATGCGCCCTTCCGGGGCGGCGACTACCTCGTCTTCGGCTGCGAGACCCGCGGCCTGCCGGAAGCCATGGTGTATGGGGCTGGCGAGCAGGCGATCCGGATCCCGATGGCCCCCGGCGGCACCCGCAGCCTGAATCTCTCCACCGCCATCGCCATCACGGTTTACGAGGCGGTGCGGCAGGACCGGACGTGGTAA
- a CDS encoding energy transducer TonB, giving the protein MNLVRLLCLSAAALLAAGCAGGPDPSIDPKKKSFFVDVEYTVGTDGKTKDAKVISTDAPKQLQQEALREVSRYRADPSVDVSRGRRRIEYSVD; this is encoded by the coding sequence GTGAACCTTGTCCGCCTGCTCTGCCTCTCCGCTGCCGCCCTCCTCGCCGCCGGTTGTGCCGGAGGACCTGACCCGTCCATCGATCCGAAGAAGAAGTCTTTCTTCGTGGACGTGGAGTACACAGTGGGTACCGACGGCAAGACGAAGGACGCCAAGGTGATCTCCACGGACGCGCCGAAGCAGCTCCAGCAGGAGGCGCTAAGGGAAGTGAGCCGCTACCGCGCCGATCCATCGGTCGATGTCTCCCGCGGACGGCGGAGGATCGAGTACAGCGTGGATTGA